A genomic window from Deinococcus aetherius includes:
- a CDS encoding helix-turn-helix domain-containing protein: MKYLVQLKDEERTQLRALLKVGSAPTRKLTHARILLKADQKGPGLHDQLIAQALEVNPRTVLRVRQRYVLDGLEAALDHLRPQRFKPKKLDERTEAHLIALACSAVPESLGHKTWTLRLLADQMVELGHVDAISHETVRVYLKKTS, encoded by the coding sequence ATGAAGTACCTGGTGCAGTTGAAGGACGAGGAACGGACGCAGCTCCGGGCGTTGCTCAAGGTGGGCAGCGCGCCTACCCGCAAGCTCACCCATGCCCGCATCCTCCTCAAAGCGGATCAGAAGGGCCCTGGGCTGCACGATCAACTCATTGCCCAAGCCTTGGAAGTCAACCCTCGAACGGTCCTGCGTGTGCGGCAACGCTACGTGCTGGACGGGCTCGAAGCCGCACTCGATCATCTGCGGCCACAACGCTTCAAGCCGAAAAAGCTCGACGAGCGCACCGAAGCGCATCTGATCGCGCTGGCCTGCAGTGCAGTGCCCGAGTCTCTCGGGCACAAGACCTGGACGCTGCGCCTCCTCGCTGACCAAATGGTCGAACTCGGTCACGTGGACGCCATCTCGCATGAAACCGTGCGGGTCTATCTCAAAAAAACATCCTGA
- the lnt gene encoding apolipoprotein N-acyltransferase: MNERVTFRAWRARLNPAPLPPWLGDALGGVVLGLLFLPSPLAVLAPLPLAVLHRRLARSAGGRAALGHAFVFALAFFSAHLAWLPASMADVLGPLGGLLTVLVLPAAALTWAAPLALTRVAFGPRTLLALPFAWVLLEALRTQGPLAFPWGAPGYALTQTPLAQLASVGGVSLLTLLVTGTASVLASPGGGRPPVLLAGLAVWGAGLVWGRQVTPPLAPAPRTAVLVQGAIDPRLKARGRTLDEFRVYLDLTRGALRPGAADLAVWPETASPLPASDPGALPALRGLGVPLLLGAPGDVPGQARNSAYGVDGGVTGRQDKRVLVPFGESLPFSGVLGVLYTPVLRSLGMAGSTSLTPGRLLNVLLLRDLRAGVSICYESVFGSLSRQAVRAGANLLVVISNDAWFGRGAGAEQHFQMGRLRAIETRRFLLRAGNDGVSAVIDPWGRVRFRAPRGERGAYRVAFDVSATRTPFVRYGDWVVWGSVLTLLIATLHPGHRRPGRPLCLTAAPAPEAGPDDG; encoded by the coding sequence GTGAACGAGCGCGTCACCTTCCGTGCCTGGCGAGCCCGCCTCAACCCAGCGCCCCTGCCCCCCTGGCTGGGAGACGCGCTGGGCGGCGTGGTGTTGGGCCTGCTGTTCCTGCCGTCGCCGCTGGCCGTGCTCGCGCCGCTGCCGCTGGCCGTGCTCCACCGCCGCCTGGCGCGCAGTGCGGGGGGGCGAGCGGCCCTCGGTCACGCGTTCGTGTTCGCCCTGGCCTTTTTCAGCGCGCACCTCGCCTGGCTGCCCGCCAGCATGGCGGACGTGCTGGGGCCGCTGGGCGGGCTCCTCACCGTGCTCGTCCTGCCCGCCGCGGCGCTGACCTGGGCCGCCCCCCTGGCCCTCACCCGGGTGGCCTTCGGGCCCCGCACCCTGCTCGCCCTGCCCTTCGCCTGGGTCCTGCTCGAGGCGCTGCGCACCCAGGGTCCCCTGGCCTTTCCGTGGGGCGCGCCGGGGTACGCCCTGACCCAGACCCCGCTGGCCCAGCTCGCCAGCGTCGGCGGGGTCTCGCTCCTGACGCTGCTGGTGACCGGGACCGCCAGCGTCCTGGCCAGCCCCGGCGGCGGGCGGCCCCCGGTCCTCCTGGCCGGGCTGGCCGTCTGGGGCGCCGGCCTCGTGTGGGGACGACAGGTCACGCCCCCCCTTGCGCCCGCTCCCCGCACCGCCGTGCTCGTGCAGGGAGCCATCGATCCGCGCCTCAAGGCCCGGGGGCGTACCCTCGACGAGTTCCGGGTCTACCTCGACCTGACGCGGGGCGCCCTGCGCCCGGGGGCGGCGGACCTGGCCGTGTGGCCGGAGACGGCGAGTCCGCTGCCCGCCTCCGACCCGGGGGCGCTGCCCGCCCTGCGGGGGCTGGGGGTGCCCCTGCTGCTCGGCGCCCCGGGCGACGTGCCCGGTCAGGCGCGCAACAGCGCCTACGGCGTGGACGGCGGCGTCACGGGTCGGCAGGACAAACGCGTCCTGGTGCCGTTCGGGGAGAGCCTGCCCTTCTCGGGCGTGCTGGGGGTTCTCTACACCCCCGTGCTCAGGAGCCTGGGGATGGCCGGCTCCACCAGCCTGACCCCCGGAAGGCTCCTGAACGTGCTGCTCTTGCGGGACCTGCGGGCGGGGGTGAGCATCTGCTACGAGTCGGTGTTCGGGTCTCTCAGCCGCCAGGCCGTGCGGGCCGGGGCGAACCTGCTCGTCGTGATCTCCAACGACGCGTGGTTCGGCCGGGGAGCGGGGGCCGAGCAGCACTTCCAGATGGGCCGCCTGCGCGCCATCGAGACCCGGCGGTTCCTGCTGCGCGCCGGGAACGACGGGGTGAGCGCGGTGATCGACCCCTGGGGCCGGGTCCGGTTCCGTGCGCCCCGGGGGGAGCGGGGCGCCTACCGGGTCGCCTTCGACGTCTCGGCGACCCGCACCCCCTTCGTGCGGTACGGCGACTGGGTGGTCTGGGGGAGTGTGCTGACGTTGTTGATCGCAACCCTGCACCCGGGTCACCGCCGACCGGGGAGACCGTTGTGCCTCACCGCCGCTCCTGCTCCCGAGGCTGGACCGGACGACGGCTAA
- a CDS encoding ABC transporter permease has product MSVPISAGQLALAAALLLINVVLSARLRLGLERDVLVAGARMVAQLLAVGLILGWVFALRSPLPVLGIGLVMTVLAGQAAVGRSRERYARVYLDAFLAVFGSSFLLTGLALSGLLRVHPWFEPQYAVPILGMVLGNTLTGVSLSLDRFTSDVVGRRAQIEGLLALGATRWEAAHAEVAAAVRTGMIPTLNSMAVLGIVSLPGMMTGQILAGASPNTAVRYQIVIMFVLAASSALGSLTVTLLAFRALFDPRDRLRVERLHARRRQ; this is encoded by the coding sequence GTGAGCGTGCCGATCAGTGCCGGTCAGCTGGCCCTGGCCGCCGCGCTGCTGCTGATCAACGTCGTGCTGTCGGCGCGGCTGCGCCTGGGGCTGGAGCGGGACGTGCTGGTGGCGGGCGCGCGCATGGTCGCGCAACTCCTCGCGGTGGGGCTGATCCTGGGCTGGGTGTTCGCCCTGCGCTCCCCGCTGCCGGTGCTCGGAATTGGCCTGGTCATGACGGTCCTGGCCGGGCAGGCGGCGGTGGGGCGCAGCCGCGAGCGCTACGCGCGGGTGTATCTGGACGCCTTTCTGGCCGTGTTCGGCAGCTCCTTTCTGCTGACGGGGCTGGCCCTTTCGGGCCTCCTGCGCGTCCACCCCTGGTTCGAGCCGCAGTACGCCGTGCCCATCCTGGGGATGGTCCTGGGCAACACCCTGACCGGCGTGTCGCTGTCGCTCGACCGCTTCACCTCGGACGTGGTGGGGCGCCGCGCCCAGATCGAGGGCCTGCTCGCGCTGGGGGCGACCCGTTGGGAGGCGGCACACGCCGAGGTCGCCGCCGCCGTGCGGACCGGCATGATTCCCACCCTCAACAGCATGGCGGTGCTGGGGATCGTGAGCCTGCCGGGCATGATGACCGGGCAAATTCTGGCGGGCGCCTCCCCGAACACGGCGGTGCGCTACCAGATCGTGATCATGTTCGTGCTGGCCGCCAGCAGCGCGCTGGGCAGCCTGACGGTGACCCTGCTGGCCTTTCGGGCGCTGTTTGACCCCCGAGACCGCCTGAGGGTCGAGCGGCTCCACGCCCGGAGGAGGCAGTGA
- a CDS encoding transposase, whose product MQRPDANIRGYWLPEGQELTEAQIKTFRGHREFIVIKKRWIVERSFAWLSFDRRLNREYDLLPETTEAFILLSFIRRMLRRLAAFAQQHAVSA is encoded by the coding sequence GTGCAACGCCCGGATGCCAATATCCGTGGATATTGGCTCCCAGAGGGTCAAGAGCTGACTGAGGCCCAGATCAAGACCTTCCGGGGGCATCGGGAATTCATCGTCATCAAGAAGCGTTGGATTGTGGAACGCAGCTTCGCCTGGCTGTCCTTCGACCGCCGACTGAACCGTGAATATGACCTGCTGCCCGAGACCACCGAAGCCTTCATCTTATTGTCGTTCATTCGTCGTATGCTTCGCCGACTCGCCGCTTTTGCCCAGCAACACGCGGTTTCTGCTTGA
- a CDS encoding ABC transporter ATP-binding protein, giving the protein MALLSASGLRRTVEGRTLWQDLGLTVRAGESVAVTGPSGSGKSLLLRALAGLDPLEGGEVMYGGLPQSTWPMPQYRAQVTYLPQRPALDGGTVLDHLRRPFSLAAHRHRTFDVAAAEALLAALGREGAFLRLDTSTLSGGEGQLVALTRALLLDPAVLLLDEATASLDPEATRRAERLLLGWLGSAPRRALVWVSHDPAQRARVAPREVTLQPQAGTP; this is encoded by the coding sequence ATGGCCCTGCTGTCGGCGTCGGGCCTGCGGCGCACGGTGGAGGGCCGGACGCTCTGGCAGGACCTGGGCCTGACCGTCCGCGCCGGGGAGAGCGTGGCCGTCACCGGGCCGTCCGGATCGGGCAAGAGCCTGCTGCTGCGGGCCCTGGCCGGGCTGGACCCCCTGGAGGGCGGCGAGGTGATGTATGGGGGCCTGCCGCAGTCCACGTGGCCGATGCCTCAGTACCGCGCCCAGGTCACCTACCTGCCCCAGCGCCCCGCCCTGGACGGCGGCACGGTCCTCGACCACCTGCGGCGGCCCTTCTCCCTGGCGGCGCACCGCCACCGCACCTTCGATGTCGCCGCGGCAGAGGCGCTGCTCGCGGCCCTCGGGCGAGAGGGGGCCTTCCTGCGGCTGGATACGTCGACTCTCTCGGGCGGTGAGGGGCAGCTCGTGGCGCTCACCCGGGCGCTGCTGCTGGACCCCGCCGTGCTGCTGCTCGACGAGGCCACCGCGTCCCTTGACCCGGAGGCCACCCGGCGGGCGGAAAGGCTGCTGCTTGGGTGGCTTGGCTCAGCACCTCGCCGCGCCCTGGTGTGGGTCAGCCACGACCCGGCGCAGCGGGCCCGGGTCGCTCCCCGCGAGGTGACCCTCCAGCCTCAGGCGGGGACGCCGTGA
- a CDS encoding transposase produces MNGRKHHLIVDPQGLLLAVQVLPANITDREGSQQLLKELRHKQPQMKLHLFADGGYKGKWEAWVKTTLG; encoded by the coding sequence ATCAACGGACGAAAACACCACCTGATCGTCGATCCCCAGGGCCTGCTGCTCGCGGTGCAGGTCCTGCCCGCGAACATCACGGATCGGGAGGGCAGCCAGCAACTCCTGAAGGAGTTGCGACACAAACAGCCGCAGATGAAGCTCCATCTCTTCGCCGACGGCGGGTACAAGGGAAAGTGGGAGGCATGGGTCAAGACCACACTCGGGTAG
- a CDS encoding transposase — MTRRRTSSTDTSDAEWAILSPLIPAPRPGGRPARIARRDIVDAIFYVKRGGVSWRLLPADFPYWKTVYDDFRQWKQSGLWERINNALRAQTREVLGRNAVPTAGIVDSRSVKTSQKGGPVVTTAARRSTDENTT; from the coding sequence GTGACTCGGCGCCGGACCTCTTCAACCGACACCAGCGATGCAGAGTGGGCCATCCTCAGTCCCCTCATCCCGGCGCCCCGACCCGGTGGACGACCGGCCCGTATCGCTCGTCGGGACATCGTCGACGCCATCTTCTACGTCAAACGCGGTGGGGTGTCCTGGCGCCTGTTGCCTGCTGATTTTCCCTATTGGAAGACGGTGTACGACGACTTCCGGCAGTGGAAGCAGAGCGGGCTGTGGGAGCGCATCAACAATGCGCTCCGGGCACAAACGCGTGAGGTTCTCGGACGAAACGCGGTGCCTACCGCTGGAATTGTCGATTCGAGGAGCGTGAAGACCTCTCAAAAAGGGGGCCCCGTGGTGACGACGGCGGCAAGAAGATCAACGGACGAAAACACCACCTGA
- a CDS encoding IS630 family transposase, which translates to MLKPHLHEQWVIPPEHNGAFVAAMEDVLDLYAREYDPSRPVVCFDERPCHLISDVNDRLPTEPARLARYDYLYTRHGTINLFGVVEPKTGRVDFEVTERHTKLDFAFAMKRLVDELYPQAERVLVVLDNLATHSKGALYEAFEPTEAHRVARKLEFHFTPKHGSWLNAIELEFAALTRQALDHRIGTSEELERVVGVYGKLRNERGRPIDWAFTSETARAKLSRLYPKKPTDQT; encoded by the coding sequence ATCCTGAAGCCGCACCTGCACGAACAATGGGTCATCCCACCCGAGCACAACGGCGCCTTCGTCGCCGCGATGGAAGACGTCCTGGACCTGTACGCCCGGGAGTACGACCCCTCACGACCGGTGGTGTGTTTCGATGAACGCCCCTGCCACCTCATCTCCGATGTCAACGACCGTCTCCCGACCGAGCCAGCACGGCTGGCTCGCTACGACTACCTCTACACCCGGCACGGCACCATCAACTTGTTCGGTGTGGTCGAGCCCAAGACAGGCCGGGTGGACTTCGAGGTCACCGAACGGCACACCAAACTCGACTTCGCCTTCGCTATGAAGCGCCTCGTTGACGAGCTTTACCCTCAAGCCGAGCGTGTCCTGGTCGTTCTCGACAACCTCGCCACGCATAGCAAAGGGGCGCTGTACGAGGCCTTCGAGCCCACAGAAGCGCATCGTGTGGCAAGGAAGTTGGAGTTCCACTTCACACCGAAGCACGGCAGTTGGCTCAACGCGATTGAACTTGAGTTTGCGGCGTTGACCCGTCAGGCCCTCGATCACCGGATCGGGACGAGCGAAGAGTTGGAGCGCGTGGTTGGGGTGTACGGAAAGTTGCGCAACGAGCGGGGCCGACCCATCGACTGGGCCTTCACCTCGGAGACGGCACGAGCAAAGCTCAGCCGTCTCTACCCCAAAAAACCGACAGACCAAACTTGA
- a CDS encoding MATE family efflux transporter: MRWAAGHFPPRTQDLQVLAWPTIAENLLQSAVGFADSFFVSRLGLGAVAAVGVSNALLQVFFAVFLAVATTSGTFSARATGAGDVAAFQRATMQALWLAVAVGLAYGLFALVLAGPLLTVMGAAPEVRSAGETYFRIVAVPSAIIAVMYAAGAVLRGAGDTRAALRAGL, translated from the coding sequence GTGAGGTGGGCGGCCGGTCATTTTCCACCCCGCACCCAGGACCTGCAGGTCCTCGCCTGGCCCACCATCGCCGAGAACCTGCTCCAGAGTGCCGTTGGTTTTGCGGACTCCTTCTTCGTCTCCCGGCTGGGCCTGGGGGCAGTGGCCGCCGTGGGCGTGAGCAACGCCCTGCTCCAGGTGTTCTTCGCAGTGTTCCTCGCCGTCGCCACCACCTCGGGAACGTTCAGCGCCCGAGCCACTGGAGCTGGAGACGTTGCCGCCTTTCAGCGGGCGACGATGCAGGCGTTGTGGCTGGCCGTGGCGGTGGGGCTGGCCTACGGCCTGTTCGCCCTGGTGCTGGCCGGGCCGCTGCTCACCGTCATGGGGGCCGCGCCGGAAGTTCGGTCGGCGGGGGAAACTTACTTCCGTATCGTGGCCGTGCCCTCGGCAATCATCGCGGTGATGTACGCGGCGGGCGCGGTGCTGCGCGGGGCCGGGGACACCCGGGCGGCCTTGCGGGCGGGTTTATGA
- a CDS encoding cytochrome ubiquinol oxidase subunit I: protein MNELFGFSTLDLSRFQFATTSIFHYFFVPFTVGFALIIAILQTLAYRSHDPKLENLTRFFGHLFFINFAVGVVTGIVQEFQFGMNWQGFSNFVGNIFGVPLALEVLMAFFLESTFLGLWWFGKDRLPAWASLASIWIVALGTTVSAFWIILANAWMQHPVGYAIKNGRAVMTDAWAIVTNPKALEWFAHLWSGGLTVAAFFVLAVSAYHLRRRHNVPTFRVSFQVALLTALIGSLGVIAAGHVQGQSAVRDQPMKYAAFSALWDTPTGAQMPESLVALPSNGAHTNRFEVTVPYVGSFLAFNNFSGKAKGLNDLQKEYVAKYGPGNYLPWVWPVYWAFRVMVGLGGLMLLVSAYYTWRWRRGQLDDPGRLYPLLLVMPLAPHLANFSGWVATEMGRQPWIVQGLLRTADAVSGLTPRTVLVSLAAFWVVYLTLIGLDVFLLTRTARAGMHEPEVETPSVPAPNYLPEGAAP from the coding sequence ATGAACGAGCTGTTCGGCTTCTCCACGCTGGACCTCTCGCGATTTCAGTTCGCGACGACGAGCATCTTCCACTACTTCTTCGTGCCCTTCACCGTCGGCTTCGCGCTGATCATCGCCATCCTTCAAACGCTGGCCTACCGCAGCCACGATCCCAAACTGGAAAACCTCACCCGCTTCTTCGGGCACCTGTTCTTCATCAATTTCGCGGTGGGGGTGGTGACGGGCATCGTGCAGGAGTTCCAGTTCGGCATGAACTGGCAGGGTTTTTCCAACTTCGTGGGCAATATCTTCGGCGTGCCGCTCGCGCTGGAGGTGCTGATGGCCTTTTTCCTGGAGAGCACCTTCCTGGGCCTGTGGTGGTTCGGCAAGGACCGCCTGCCCGCCTGGGCGTCCCTCGCCAGCATCTGGATCGTCGCGCTCGGCACCACCGTCAGCGCCTTCTGGATCATCCTTGCCAACGCCTGGATGCAGCACCCGGTCGGGTACGCCATCAAAAATGGCCGCGCGGTGATGACCGACGCCTGGGCCATCGTGACCAACCCCAAGGCCCTGGAGTGGTTCGCCCACCTGTGGTCGGGCGGCCTCACCGTCGCCGCATTCTTTGTGCTGGCCGTCAGCGCCTACCACCTGCGCCGAAGACACAACGTGCCCACCTTCCGGGTGAGCTTCCAGGTCGCGCTGCTCACGGCGCTGATCGGCTCACTGGGCGTGATTGCCGCCGGGCACGTCCAGGGCCAGAGCGCGGTGCGCGACCAGCCCATGAAGTACGCGGCCTTCAGCGCCCTGTGGGACACGCCGACCGGTGCCCAGATGCCCGAGAGCCTCGTGGCGCTGCCCAGCAACGGCGCGCACACCAACCGCTTCGAGGTCACGGTCCCGTACGTCGGCTCGTTCCTGGCCTTCAACAATTTTTCCGGCAAGGCGAAAGGGCTCAACGACCTGCAAAAGGAGTACGTGGCGAAGTACGGGCCGGGCAACTACCTCCCCTGGGTGTGGCCGGTGTACTGGGCCTTCCGCGTGATGGTGGGCCTGGGTGGCCTGATGCTGCTCGTCAGCGCCTACTACACCTGGCGCTGGCGGCGGGGCCAACTTGACGACCCGGGCCGACTCTACCCACTGCTGCTGGTGATGCCGCTGGCGCCGCACCTGGCGAACTTCAGCGGCTGGGTCGCCACCGAGATGGGCCGCCAGCCCTGGATCGTGCAGGGCCTGCTGCGGACGGCCGACGCGGTGAGCGGTCTGACCCCGCGCACGGTGCTCGTCTCGCTCGCGGCCTTCTGGGTCGTGTACCTGACATTGATCGGCCTGGACGTCTTCCTGCTTACCCGGACGGCCCGCGCCGGGATGCACGAGCCCGAGGTGGAGACGCCCTCGGTGCCCGCCCCGAACTACCTGCCCGAAGGAGCCGCGCCGTGA
- a CDS encoding MATE family efflux transporter, translated as MPSSWRKAGPDVGVLRRMARLGLPSALERLAMRFGQIVYFGLILWLGTEVCAAHTLSGNFTLFASVAGTELAAATSVRVGQRLGAGEEREARRYAWAGVRLSSALMTGLALLAWIASFRGASLFTGNARVVALIVLALGIDVLTQPATGVMTALTATLQAGGDPRFPMWTTLVGIWGIRTLGVYLLGVQLGWGLAGVWLATLLDNYLRAAVLWCRYRSGRWVREL; from the coding sequence ATGCCGTCCTCCTGGCGGAAAGCCGGGCCGGATGTGGGGGTGCTGCGCCGCATGGCCCGCCTGGGTCTCCCCAGTGCCCTGGAACGGCTGGCAATGCGCTTCGGGCAGATCGTGTACTTCGGGCTGATCCTGTGGCTGGGCACGGAGGTGTGCGCCGCCCACACCCTGAGCGGCAACTTCACGCTGTTCGCCTCGGTCGCTGGGACGGAACTGGCGGCGGCCACCAGTGTGCGGGTCGGCCAGCGGCTGGGCGCGGGAGAGGAGAGGGAGGCACGGCGTTACGCCTGGGCAGGCGTGCGGCTGTCCTCCGCCCTGATGACGGGCCTGGCGCTCCTTGCCTGGATCGCGTCGTTCCGGGGTGCGAGCCTGTTCACGGGGAATGCGCGGGTGGTGGCCCTGATCGTGCTGGCTCTGGGCATCGACGTGCTCACCCAACCCGCAACGGGGGTGATGACGGCCCTGACCGCGACCCTTCAGGCGGGCGGCGACCCGCGCTTTCCCATGTGGACGACGCTGGTGGGCATCTGGGGGATACGGACACTGGGCGTGTACCTGCTGGGCGTCCAACTCGGCTGGGGCCTGGCGGGCGTGTGGCTGGCGACCCTGCTCGACAATTACCTGCGCGCCGCCGTGCTGTGGTGTCGCTACAGGTCGGGGCGTTGGGTCCGGGAGCTGTAA
- a CDS encoding diacylglycerol kinase family protein, with protein sequence MEDPTRAEALLRTEVARGAPLVVGGGGDGTLSHAAGRLAGTNTALGVLPRAPATPLRAASGCPSTSRGRRA encoded by the coding sequence GTGGAGGACCCCACCCGGGCGGAGGCGCTGCTGCGCACGGAGGTCGCCCGGGGCGCACCTCTGGTGGTCGGCGGCGGTGGGGACGGCACGCTGTCGCACGCGGCGGGGCGGCTCGCGGGCACGAACACGGCGCTGGGCGTGCTGCCCCGGGCACCGGCAACACCTTTGCGCGCAGCGTCGGGGTGCCCCTCGACCTCGCGGGGGCGGCGTGCGTGA
- the cydB gene encoding cytochrome d ubiquinol oxidase subunit II, protein MTADLPTVWFGLTALTFTIYFFLDGFDFGVGILQPFLARNEAQRRALIGTVGPFWAANEVWVILAASVIFAAFPLWYGALLTALYPLFALILLALIGRGVAFEYRSEVDHVRWRLFWDVTSFVTNLLPAFLWGVIMSNMVRGLPLGVGGRFQGHVLGAFDLFTVLGGLATLSLFVLHGATYLLLRLHRDGTLYLRARRAALLWGAAATVLVLAFVYVGFVRSGVFNSLGLSQWLFPAAAALNLGLVWLALTLRRDGLAFAATGLTVVFSTATIFLSLYPSVLPSTLGEAYTLTVRNSASEPYTLRLLSWVSLTFLPLIVGYQAWNYYVFRQRVQERDQAIPGGGSGD, encoded by the coding sequence GTGACCGCCGACCTGCCCACCGTCTGGTTCGGGCTGACCGCCCTGACCTTCACGATCTATTTCTTCCTGGACGGCTTCGACTTCGGGGTCGGCATCCTGCAACCCTTCCTCGCGCGGAACGAGGCACAGCGCCGCGCCCTGATCGGCACGGTCGGCCCCTTCTGGGCGGCGAACGAGGTCTGGGTGATCCTGGCCGCCAGCGTGATCTTCGCGGCGTTCCCACTGTGGTACGGGGCGCTGCTGACGGCCCTCTACCCGCTGTTCGCCCTGATCCTGCTGGCGTTGATCGGGCGGGGCGTGGCCTTCGAGTACCGCTCGGAGGTCGATCACGTCCGCTGGCGGCTGTTCTGGGACGTCACCTCGTTCGTCACCAACCTGCTGCCCGCCTTCTTATGGGGCGTGATCATGTCCAACATGGTGCGCGGGTTGCCGCTCGGTGTCGGCGGCCGCTTCCAGGGCCACGTGCTGGGCGCCTTCGACCTCTTCACGGTCCTGGGCGGGCTGGCCACCCTGAGTCTGTTCGTGCTGCACGGCGCGACGTACCTGCTGCTGCGGCTGCACCGGGACGGCACGCTGTACCTCCGGGCCAGGCGCGCGGCCCTGCTGTGGGGCGCGGCTGCAACCGTACTGGTCCTCGCCTTCGTGTACGTGGGCTTCGTGCGCTCCGGCGTATTCAATTCGCTGGGGTTGTCCCAGTGGCTCTTCCCGGCGGCGGCCGCCCTCAACCTCGGCCTGGTGTGGCTGGCCCTGACCCTCAGGCGCGACGGGCTCGCCTTCGCGGCCACCGGGCTGACCGTCGTGTTCTCGACGGCGACCATCTTCCTGAGCCTGTATCCGAGCGTGCTGCCGAGTACCCTGGGCGAGGCGTACACCCTGACGGTCCGGAACAGCGCGAGTGAGCCCTACACGCTGCGCCTGCTCTCCTGGGTGAGCCTCACCTTTCTGCCCCTGATCGTGGGGTACCAGGCCTGGAACTACTACGTGTTCCGGCAGCGCGTCCAGGAGCGCGATCAGGCCATTCCCGGCGGCGGTTCGGGGGACTGA